The following are encoded together in the Fusarium keratoplasticum isolate Fu6.1 chromosome 1, whole genome shotgun sequence genome:
- a CDS encoding Zn(2)-C6 fungal-type domain-containing protein has product MASDMKASIHRFRLRRVSPSPRDAGRARSASPPVSPDKRLQEAPQRDAQLRRQDGQQQQQPRQPPPTGRGSGGRPIAPACDRCRSFKKKCSRTYPVCSLCASAGQRCSYTSPIANAEAQAHQLRSRVQWLSRYIDENLLPPGQQGGIDTIETGVDLGPVLSGGQRNGVGPPATSGAASSPLSRVPGPATPPLDTTGPLPLIRGRDHPMTGQQSSDVRIEDRDPGTVRTTSSHLSYQASSDGSVTRRRLIARQALPPDIAPSRFVDAFFRHVNRAYPFVDQVKIRRDLESLGDASPADQDPPMTLLYLVMAIGCTSLVRAGQIPSDTAKRFDVVYPDIIQECLCNEGVESVQILVLLGLYSLFDPTATSAYFIVGIAARQAMVIGLTRPDDQPRTPAETELRHRLYWSIFVLDRMMAASQGLPVALTDEHASVPLPGLTVEEFASTDRAVYARNLQTSRHVIQLRQLEYRILHAVHLQRTAETAGISSLDRRAVLSSLRSEIEDWYSNGCLMSPMEADNLPIHSSVTWLSAQYYHLLVLLYFPNHFNSAAAAVPRSELLEFARKQLQANSALLQQRQLPLNRVSLCRLLPVCLVLMHDFVASYGSSDWGAQGPAPFAARDEVAVLITILEAFPKGWTVAHEAARIIQQFAGVMTGHGSMATAYFGTQTVFPATGKESVEELVRPCITSFTGLLHQFLGKATCFQAIEYAAETKDIEKIGQVGAAAQQATTNSLWLNGTESNAGGVNEEAVLGYGWGSWDLDFL; this is encoded by the coding sequence ATGGCATCTGATATGAAGGCTTCGATCCACCGCTTCCGCCTCCGCAGGGTGTCTCCATCCCCGAGAGATGCCGGTCGGGCCCGGTCCGCTTCACCTCCAGTGTCTCCTGATAAGCGGCTGCAGGAGGCACCCCAGCGAGATGCGCAACTTCGCCGACAGGAtggacagcagcagcagcagccgagaCAGCCTCCACCAACGGGTCGGGGCTCGGGAGGGAGACCCATAGCTCCGGCCTGTGATCGCTGTCGCAGTTTCAAGAAGAAGTGCAGTCGCACCTATCCCGTGTGCTCACTCTGCGCCAGCGCCGGTCAGAGATGCTCTTACACTAGCCCTATTGCCAACGCGGAGGCGCAGGCCCACCAGCTTCGCTCGCGTGTGCAATGGCTTAGTCGCTACATCGACGAGAACCTGCTCCCGCCAGGTCAGCAGGGTGGGATAGATACCATCGAAACTGGAGTCGATCTAGGCCCCGTGCTCAGCGGTGGGCAACGGAACGGCGTGGGGCCTCCCGCAACCTCGGGCGCAGCATCGTCACCCCTTTCAAGGGTTCCGGGTCCGGCGACCCCTCCGTTGGATACCACCGGACCTCTCCCGTTGATCCGTGGGCGTGACCACCCCATGACCGGGCAGCAGAGCAGTGACGTGCGGATAGAGGACAGAGACCCGGGCACCGTGAGAACCACGAGCAGCCATCTCTCCTACCAAGCCTCGAGTGACGGCTCTGTCACCAGACGGCGCTTAATCGCTCGACAAGCCCTTCCTCCCGATATTGCGCCAAGTCGCTTCGTGGATGCCTTCTTTCGCCATGTTAACCGAGCGTATCCTTTTGTGGATCAGGTCAAGATACGTCGTGACCTCGAGTCCCTAGGAGATGCTTCTCCTGCGGACCAAGATCCTCCCATGACGTTGCTGTATCTTGTCATGGCCATCGGATGTACATCTCTAGTACGGGCAGGACAGATACCGAGCGACACGGCCAAGCGATTTGATGTAGTCTATCCAGACATCATCCAGGAGTGTCTTTGCAATGAGGGCGTCGAGTCGGTACAGATCCTCGTTCTCTTGGGACTATACTCCCTTTTTGACCCCACAGCGACCTCCGCATACTTTATCGTCGGCATCGCTGCTCGTCAGGCTATGGTCATTGGGTTGACGAGGCCAGACGACCAACCTCGTACACCGGCCGAGACGGAACTCAGGCATCGACTATACTGGAGCATCTTCGTTCTAGATCGCATGATGGCTGCATCACAAGGCCTCCCAGTGGCATTGACGGATGAGCACGCCAGCGTTCCGCTCCCAGGGCTCACGGTTGAGGAGTTTGCGAGTACGGATAGAGCCGTATATGCTCGAAACCTGCAGACAAGCCGGCATGTCATACAACTTCGGCAACTAGAGTATCGGATTCTTCACGCAGTACATCTGCAACGAACCGCAGAGACTGCAGGTATCTCGTCTTTAGATCGACGCGCAGTGCTAAGCAGCTTGAGGTCAGAGATCGAGGATTGGTACAGCAACGGGTGCCTTATGTCGCCAATGGAGGCCGACAACCTACCTATTCACAGCAGTGTCACCTGGTTGAGCGCACAGTATTATCACTTACTCGTTCTCCTTTACTTCCCCAACCACTTCAACAGTGCCGCAGCGGCGGTGCCTCGGTCAGAACTGCTCGAGTTTGCTCGAAAGCAGCTCCAGGCCAACTCTGCTCTCCTGCAGCAACGACAGCTACCACTGAACCGGGTGTCACTGTGCAGGTTGCTACCCGTGTGTCTGGTGCTGATGCACGACTTTGTGGCATCATACGGCTCAAGCGATTGGGGAGCACAAGGACCGGCACCGTTCGCGGCCAGGGACGAAGTAGCTGTCCTAATCACAATCCTAGAAGCATTCCCGAAAGGATGGACGGTAGCACACGAGGCAGCTCGCATAATCCAGCAGTTTGCGGGGGTAATGACAGGACACGGAAGTATGGCGACTGCGTACTTTGGTACACAAACAGTATTCCCAGCGACGGGCAAGGAGAGCGTTGAAGAGCTGGTGAGGCCTTGCATCACGAGTTTCACGGGACTATTGCACCAGTTCCTGGGAAAGGCGACATGCTTCCAGGCGATCGAGTATGCTGCTGAAACGAAGGATATTGAAAAGATTGGGCAAGTTGGAGCCGCGGCGCAGCAAGCCACGACGAATTCGCTGTGGTTGAATGGAACGGAGTCAAACGCCGGGGGCGTGAACGAGGAGGCTGTGCTCGGGTATGGATGGGGTTCCTGGGATCTCGATTTCCTTTGA